In Geopsychrobacter electrodiphilus DSM 16401, a single window of DNA contains:
- the fabI gene encoding enoyl-ACP reductase FabI, translating into MGLMTGKRGIIFGLANDKSIAWGIAQQLKEAGAEIAYTYLNEALEKRVRPLATSLGANIILPCDVQDEAQLQAVFTELEKQWGKIDFVVHAVAFANREDLKNPFSQTSRAGFQLALDVSAYSLVSMTRAALPIMNEGGSIITMSYLGSMRAIPGYNIMGVAKAALEASVRYLAAELGQRGIRVNAISAGPIKTLAASGVANFNDKLRVMESRAPLKRTITQEEVGKATLYLLSDLASGVTGEIHYVDGGFSIAEG; encoded by the coding sequence ATGGGATTGATGACCGGTAAGCGCGGGATTATTTTCGGCCTCGCAAATGACAAAAGTATCGCCTGGGGGATTGCGCAGCAGCTCAAGGAAGCCGGCGCTGAAATCGCATATACTTATCTGAATGAAGCACTCGAAAAGCGCGTGCGTCCTCTGGCCACAAGTCTGGGTGCCAACATCATCCTCCCGTGTGATGTCCAGGACGAGGCGCAATTGCAGGCTGTTTTTACTGAACTCGAAAAACAGTGGGGCAAGATCGACTTTGTGGTGCATGCTGTGGCCTTTGCCAATCGCGAAGATCTGAAAAATCCCTTTTCACAAACCAGTCGTGCCGGGTTTCAACTTGCCCTCGACGTCAGTGCCTATTCCCTGGTTTCGATGACTCGCGCTGCACTGCCGATCATGAACGAAGGTGGCAGCATCATTACCATGTCCTACCTAGGGTCCATGCGTGCCATCCCCGGCTATAACATCATGGGTGTTGCTAAAGCCGCTCTTGAGGCCTCAGTGCGCTACCTGGCGGCCGAACTTGGTCAGCGGGGGATTCGCGTTAATGCAATCTCGGCCGGTCCGATCAAGACCCTGGCGGCTTCGGGTGTTGCCAACTTCAACGATAAGTTGCGCGTCATGGAATCGCGGGCGCCTTTGAAGCGCACCATTACCCAGGAAGAGGTCGGCAAGGCGACGCTTTATCTGCTTTCTGATCTAGCCAGCGGGGTCACAGGTGAAATTCATTACGTTGACGGTGGATTCAGCATTGCTGAAGGCTGA
- a CDS encoding class I SAM-dependent rRNA methyltransferase → MKKYEVGPETVRMLGLGHPWVIADRFTKGWKGAAVGELALICDDKQKALATALLDPADRVVARIVGPPGIHLDASWFRKCLQKAQQLRQQAGLDETDAYRLVNAEGDGLPGLTIDCYASYLMIQLYSAAWDNFLPVLLEVLKELFSPAGIYRKLRPQETRQLEAKTSGKEYSRLLWGHAAPVPLQVRENGLLFLTDLREGLNTGLFPDQRRHRLDLMQRVKGKRFLNLFAFTGAFSVAAAAAGARQVTSIDVSGRYLEIARDNFSLNRLNPKRHHFIVGDVFAELAKLDQAGERYDVILFDPPSFSTTKKSQFSTRGGTAQLVSATLRLLESGGLLISSSNHQKVEMSDYLKELRRGGLEAGCELRTIYRGGQPEDFPVPASFPEGSYLKYVISVKD, encoded by the coding sequence ATGAAAAAGTACGAAGTCGGTCCAGAGACCGTACGCATGCTTGGTTTAGGTCACCCCTGGGTCATAGCCGATCGTTTTACCAAAGGCTGGAAAGGCGCCGCCGTCGGAGAGTTGGCTCTGATCTGTGATGACAAGCAGAAGGCTTTAGCTACCGCACTGCTTGATCCGGCAGATCGGGTGGTGGCGCGTATTGTCGGGCCACCGGGGATTCATCTTGATGCGAGTTGGTTCCGGAAATGTCTGCAAAAGGCGCAGCAATTGCGCCAGCAGGCAGGCCTGGATGAAACCGATGCCTATCGCCTGGTGAATGCTGAAGGGGACGGCCTGCCGGGACTGACCATCGATTGTTATGCGTCATACTTGATGATTCAGCTTTATTCGGCGGCCTGGGACAATTTTCTGCCGGTGCTGCTTGAGGTGCTGAAAGAGTTGTTCTCGCCGGCGGGGATTTATCGCAAATTAAGACCGCAGGAGACGCGGCAACTTGAGGCAAAAACGAGTGGTAAGGAGTATAGCCGCCTGCTCTGGGGGCATGCCGCACCTGTCCCCTTACAGGTCAGGGAGAATGGACTGCTCTTTTTGACGGATCTGCGCGAGGGGTTGAATACCGGGCTTTTCCCCGATCAAAGGCGGCACCGTCTTGATCTGATGCAGCGGGTCAAGGGTAAGCGTTTTCTCAATCTGTTCGCATTCACCGGGGCGTTCTCGGTTGCGGCCGCGGCGGCTGGAGCGCGGCAGGTCACCAGTATCGATGTGTCCGGGCGTTATCTGGAGATTGCGCGTGATAACTTTTCACTAAATCGGCTGAATCCCAAGCGCCATCACTTTATCGTTGGGGATGTCTTTGCCGAACTTGCTAAATTAGATCAGGCGGGTGAACGATATGATGTCATCTTGTTCGATCCACCCTCCTTTTCAACCACTAAAAAGAGCCAGTTTTCAACCCGCGGCGGGACGGCGCAACTGGTCAGCGCGACCCTGCGGTTGCTGGAGTCGGGAGGGCTGCTGATCTCATCCTCCAATCATCAGAAGGTGGAGATGTCAGATTATTTAAAAGAACTACGCCGCGGGGGACTTGAGGCCGGTTGTGAGTTGAGAACGATCTATCGTGGAGGGCAGCCGGAAGATTTCCCGGTGCCGGCGAGTTTCCCCGAGGGGAGTTACCTCAAGTATGTTATCAGTGTTAAGGATTAG
- the hflX gene encoding GTPase HflX: MIYGNTSGLKPSDHKALERIYRRRVPGDSLISDELARYLTEQSAQIGRQLGLIINRAGEVLHVIVGNDREIMIPDLSGFALGRSGLRGLRCIHTHLKQEPLSRDDLTDLELLRLDLMVALGVTAQGLPGRVEYAHLLPTGETSQVERVQVPDFHRLDLDFNTFIQALDAEMERHAGATVDLEDGRERALLICVGQNSRREMEDSLAELTELARTADLQVVDQVMQRPRQLHPRYLVGEGKLREIVINALQRRVTLLVFDRDLTPNQVRAISEVTEVKVIDRTQLILDIFARRAQSRDGKVQVELAQLKYMLPRLSGKGTALSRLMGGIGGRGPGETKLEIDRRRTRDRIRRLEMELDSLSRGRLQRRQKRVRARVPIISIVGYTNAGKSTLLNALTQSEVLTENLLFATLDTATRRLRFPLDREVIITDTVGFIRDLPPSLIGAFRATLEELEDADLLLHLVDLSNPRFEDQIAAVEKILASLDLGQQQQLLVFNKTDQLDKQEVIELCRRYEALAVSAFNRRSFGPLLAALQARCWPADEPSLT, encoded by the coding sequence ATGATCTACGGCAATACCAGCGGTCTGAAACCGAGTGACCATAAAGCCCTGGAGCGGATCTATCGACGCCGGGTTCCGGGTGATTCTCTGATCAGTGATGAGTTGGCGCGCTACTTGACCGAACAGTCAGCCCAGATCGGTCGGCAGCTCGGGTTGATCATTAATCGTGCGGGTGAAGTGCTGCACGTCATTGTCGGTAATGATCGCGAAATCATGATCCCTGATCTCTCAGGGTTCGCCCTGGGCCGCAGTGGCCTGCGCGGTCTGCGCTGTATTCACACCCATCTCAAGCAGGAACCCCTCTCCCGCGATGATCTGACTGACCTTGAACTTTTGCGTCTTGATCTGATGGTCGCTCTGGGGGTGACGGCGCAGGGCCTGCCGGGGCGCGTCGAATATGCCCATCTGCTGCCGACGGGTGAGACGTCTCAGGTTGAACGGGTACAGGTGCCCGACTTTCATCGACTTGACCTCGATTTTAATACATTTATTCAAGCGCTTGACGCCGAGATGGAGCGACATGCGGGAGCTACGGTTGATCTTGAGGATGGCCGTGAGCGCGCGTTGTTGATTTGTGTTGGTCAGAATTCACGACGCGAAATGGAAGATTCACTCGCTGAACTGACCGAACTCGCGCGTACTGCCGACCTGCAGGTTGTTGATCAGGTGATGCAGCGACCACGACAACTTCACCCGCGCTATCTGGTCGGTGAGGGGAAGTTGCGTGAAATTGTGATCAATGCCCTGCAGCGCCGGGTGACTTTGCTGGTTTTTGACCGCGATCTGACGCCCAATCAGGTGCGCGCAATCTCCGAGGTTACGGAGGTCAAGGTTATCGACCGCACCCAGTTGATTCTCGACATCTTTGCCCGACGTGCCCAGTCGCGTGACGGCAAGGTTCAAGTTGAACTGGCACAACTCAAATATATGCTACCGCGGCTGTCGGGAAAGGGGACCGCACTCTCCCGTTTAATGGGAGGGATTGGTGGACGTGGGCCCGGCGAGACCAAGCTCGAAATTGATCGTCGTCGTACGCGAGATCGGATTCGGCGACTCGAAATGGAGCTTGACTCCTTAAGTCGCGGGCGCTTGCAGCGCCGCCAGAAACGGGTGCGTGCCCGGGTGCCGATTATTTCAATTGTCGGGTATACCAACGCCGGTAAGTCGACCCTGCTGAATGCCTTAACGCAAAGTGAGGTGTTGACCGAAAATCTGCTCTTTGCCACGCTCGATACCGCAACTCGCAGGTTACGATTTCCCCTCGATCGTGAAGTGATTATTACTGACACCGTTGGCTTCATCCGTGACCTGCCGCCCAGTTTGATCGGCGCATTTCGCGCGACCCTCGAAGAACTGGAGGACGCAGATCTGTTGTTGCATCTGGTCGATCTTTCCAACCCCCGATTCGAAGATCAGATCGCCGCGGTCGAAAAGATTCTGGCGAGCCTTGATCTTGGCCAGCAACAGCAATTGCTTGTTTTCAATAAAACAGATCAACTCGACAAACAGGAAGTCATAGAACTCTGTCGACGCTATGAAGCACTGGCAGTAAGTGCCTTCAATCGGCGTTCATTCGGCCCGCTGCTTGCTGCACTGCAGGCGCGTTGTTGGCCTGCTGATGAGCCTTCGCTGACTTGA
- a CDS encoding RluA family pseudouridine synthase, with the protein MAIELKVGMKYAGLTAAQFLQGEICAAPAAYVNQLFKKGKVLRSGKALMTDTLLCIEDSICLPDSARLSELINLSRQRPAPAVILYENSMLLIADKPAGLAVHSSVGHETSNLTALLQQQIDKGDKKYRISPVQRLDLETSGACLFGKGRKALGELGKVLMAHELKKTYLALVAGCYRGPEELVSEVHAKGKLKEAGCLVKTLTSNPTASLLQIELQSGRQHQIRQQMAQQGCPLYGDRRYHGPCPAELPRVFLHSHQLSFHSPFGGDPIRVTAPLPAELVDFLARIGLRF; encoded by the coding sequence ATGGCAATTGAATTGAAGGTTGGTATGAAATACGCTGGCCTGACCGCTGCCCAGTTTCTACAAGGTGAAATCTGTGCAGCACCCGCGGCCTATGTAAATCAGTTGTTTAAAAAGGGCAAGGTTCTGCGCTCGGGTAAGGCGTTGATGACCGACACGCTGCTTTGTATCGAGGACAGCATCTGTTTGCCCGATAGTGCACGACTCAGCGAATTGATCAATCTCTCTCGTCAGCGTCCGGCACCTGCTGTGATTCTTTATGAAAACAGTATGCTGCTGATTGCTGATAAACCGGCGGGACTGGCCGTTCACTCTTCGGTGGGACATGAGACATCCAACCTGACCGCTTTGCTGCAGCAACAGATTGATAAGGGGGATAAGAAGTATCGCATCTCCCCGGTTCAGCGACTCGACCTTGAAACCTCGGGGGCCTGCCTGTTCGGCAAGGGGCGCAAGGCGCTTGGAGAGCTGGGAAAGGTTCTGATGGCGCATGAATTGAAAAAGACTTATCTCGCGCTGGTCGCCGGTTGTTATCGCGGCCCGGAGGAGCTGGTCTCGGAAGTCCATGCCAAGGGAAAGCTCAAAGAGGCGGGGTGCCTGGTTAAAACCCTCACCTCAAATCCAACCGCCAGCCTGTTGCAGATTGAACTCCAGAGCGGCCGTCAGCACCAGATTCGCCAACAAATGGCCCAGCAGGGCTGCCCGCTGTACGGCGATCGCCGCTATCATGGCCCCTGTCCCGCTGAACTGCCGCGCGTATTTCTGCACAGCCATCAACTCTCATTTCATAGCCCTTTCGGCGGGGACCCGATCAGGGTAACTGCCCCCCTCCCCGCAGAGTTAGTCGATTTTCTCGCCAGGATCGGTCTCAGGTTTTGA
- a CDS encoding LysM peptidoglycan-binding domain-containing protein produces MRFPLFECGFCSATIKRLVCVLLLFGVVGCMPAAEVRPGTLSALPTPAASDTGPASVSAASALAPPAYDAKLTAAVLAGLMAPVPPSVEDFIAHRPPLQYTGDIPLTRNPRIDALIKYYTGPGRTMFGHWLERAAKHIPRIQMVFASEGLPLDLAYLAMIESGFNEKAYSWANAAGPWQFIESTGRNYGLENNWWLDERRDIEKSTRAAAGFLKDLEQRFDGEWYLAIAAYNAGGGKISQAIRSAGSRDFWALAQGDVLQAETKNYVPKLLAALTIVSNLEAYGFADLNFEPQPKYEFVTLPTTTDLEVVAELSGSAYEELKDLNPELKRWCSPPGVRDYKLRVPRGHGEMFTASFADLPVADRARYHRHKLVAGDTLRSLAHRYRIQVEDIVSLNRITNPRALRIGTDLILPLREGFSRLPFDEMVDDYQRSHRKRYTVREGDSLWKIAQRFNVQPHDLRVWNRLGWSNLLRPGQVLSVSAQGKKTKRQAKKTRSSGPLKKLVYQVQSGDTLWGIGRQFDVATNQIRLWNDLSQKHVLKPGQKLTLHVPLSRSS; encoded by the coding sequence ATGCGTTTTCCTCTCTTCGAATGCGGCTTTTGTAGCGCCACAATAAAGCGACTGGTCTGTGTCCTGCTGCTCTTCGGGGTCGTGGGATGTATGCCTGCCGCAGAGGTGCGACCAGGCACGCTGTCGGCGCTTCCGACACCGGCAGCAAGCGACACAGGACCAGCTTCTGTTTCCGCAGCTTCTGCCCTGGCCCCTCCGGCCTATGACGCAAAATTAACCGCGGCGGTCCTGGCAGGACTTATGGCTCCGGTCCCCCCTTCAGTTGAGGATTTTATCGCCCATCGTCCACCGTTGCAGTACACGGGTGACATCCCCTTAACTAGAAACCCGCGGATCGACGCCCTGATTAAATATTATACCGGCCCGGGTCGCACCATGTTTGGTCATTGGCTGGAACGCGCGGCCAAACATATTCCACGTATTCAAATGGTGTTTGCCAGCGAGGGTTTGCCCCTGGATTTGGCATATTTGGCCATGATCGAGTCAGGATTTAACGAAAAGGCTTACAGCTGGGCGAATGCCGCCGGACCCTGGCAGTTTATCGAGAGCACCGGCCGGAACTATGGGCTTGAGAATAACTGGTGGCTGGATGAACGGCGGGACATTGAAAAATCCACTCGCGCCGCAGCGGGATTTCTCAAGGATCTCGAGCAGCGTTTTGATGGGGAGTGGTATCTGGCGATTGCGGCCTATAATGCTGGTGGGGGTAAAATCAGTCAGGCGATCCGCAGCGCAGGTAGTCGAGATTTCTGGGCCCTGGCCCAGGGCGATGTGCTGCAGGCTGAAACCAAAAACTATGTACCAAAACTGCTTGCGGCCCTGACGATCGTAAGTAACCTCGAGGCCTATGGTTTTGCTGATCTGAATTTTGAACCCCAGCCGAAATATGAATTCGTTACACTACCAACGACCACAGATCTTGAGGTCGTCGCCGAATTAAGCGGCAGCGCATATGAAGAACTTAAAGATCTGAACCCGGAACTTAAACGCTGGTGCAGCCCTCCAGGGGTCCGTGACTACAAGTTACGTGTGCCCCGTGGACATGGCGAAATGTTTACAGCCTCTTTTGCCGATCTCCCGGTGGCCGATCGTGCGCGTTACCATCGTCACAAACTCGTGGCCGGAGATACCTTGCGCTCGCTGGCCCACAGATACCGGATTCAGGTTGAAGATATCGTCAGCCTCAACCGGATCACTAATCCCCGTGCCTTGCGTATTGGCACAGACCTTATCCTGCCACTGAGAGAAGGTTTTTCGCGTTTGCCGTTCGACGAAATGGTTGATGATTACCAACGTAGCCACCGGAAACGTTATACGGTGCGCGAGGGTGACAGCCTGTGGAAGATCGCTCAACGGTTCAATGTGCAGCCGCATGATTTGCGCGTCTGGAACCGCCTGGGATGGAGTAACCTGTTGCGGCCGGGACAAGTTCTTTCGGTCTCGGCGCAAGGGAAGAAAACGAAACGGCAGGCAAAGAAGACCCGTTCCTCTGGTCCGCTGAAGAAGTTGGTCTATCAGGTTCAAAGCGGAGATACGCTCTGGGGGATCGGACGCCAGTTTGATGTTGCTACCAACCAGATTCGTCTCTGGAATGATTTGAGCCAGAAACACGTCTTGAAGCCCGGCCAGAAATTGACCCTTCACGTTCCCCTTTCCCGTAGCAGCTGA
- a CDS encoding tetratricopeptide repeat protein, which produces MYNLLISLFCSTIVTFSVMKFAGQSPLIAGLAGLVVFTLAYILIMRTVMKRFGALMEVAQRDVQANRADRAIHVMKSAFKFAPWQLYIKQQVNAQIGSILYLKRDFQEALPYLEQAFVRHWVAMCMLGISYMKKNKQQKMIEAFEKATSGTKKEPLGWAIYAYCLEKSDEHGKAIAVIEKGLKKNPGDEALSENLELLKEGKKMKMRAFGDMWYQFHLEKPGAIIKQQTKAMTGRRKMVRR; this is translated from the coding sequence ATGTATAACCTGCTGATTTCTTTGTTTTGTTCCACTATTGTTACCTTCTCTGTGATGAAATTTGCCGGGCAGAGCCCTCTGATTGCGGGGCTTGCCGGGTTGGTGGTTTTTACCCTGGCCTATATCCTGATCATGCGGACTGTCATGAAGAGATTCGGCGCCTTGATGGAAGTTGCACAACGGGATGTGCAGGCCAATCGCGCCGATCGCGCGATTCACGTCATGAAGAGCGCTTTTAAATTTGCTCCATGGCAGCTCTATATCAAGCAACAGGTTAATGCCCAGATCGGCAGCATCCTCTATCTGAAACGGGACTTTCAAGAAGCCCTGCCTTACCTTGAGCAGGCCTTCGTTCGGCACTGGGTAGCCATGTGCATGCTCGGCATCAGCTATATGAAGAAAAACAAGCAGCAGAAAATGATTGAGGCCTTTGAAAAGGCGACCTCCGGCACCAAAAAGGAACCTCTTGGTTGGGCGATTTATGCCTATTGCCTGGAGAAAAGTGATGAACATGGCAAGGCGATTGCCGTGATTGAAAAAGGGCTTAAAAAAAATCCAGGCGACGAGGCGCTCAGTGAAAATCTTGAGCTGCTGAAAGAGGGAAAGAAAATGAAAATGAGGGCCTTCGGCGATATGTGGTATCAGTTTCATCTTGAAAAGCCCGGCGCGATTATCAAGCAACAGACCAAGGCGATGACCGGTCGGCGTAAGATGGTGCGGCGCTGA
- a CDS encoding permease, with protein sequence MGNAMQMVTELAIGIWNEFIYILPYLAVGVLLEAIIRTMKWHVKIRHALTRFGGFSILLATLLGVISPLCACATLPLVISLLLAGLPLAPAMALLVTSPLMSPAGYTLLNWELGPAWANVVVICAVLFGLFAGYVTLFMRRFGFTEDLLFKKILPAGDFHDPAYPVEELRCDCGKQLSHKVNRCTHNKFLVFLARFWEGMFKIGKFVLLGVVIEVLTVQFLPTAWVSGILEGNGVLPIIAITFASIPLHLPQVAAAAMLYGFVSPEFGQGITLSRGAGIALLVGGPVTALPVMALFIAMFKKRVLALYLAICISGTLMLAFGYRALPFF encoded by the coding sequence ATGGGAAATGCAATGCAGATGGTGACCGAGTTGGCTATCGGTATCTGGAATGAATTTATTTATATCCTCCCTTATCTCGCTGTCGGGGTTCTGCTTGAGGCGATTATCCGGACCATGAAATGGCACGTAAAGATCCGGCATGCACTGACCCGTTTCGGCGGATTTTCAATCCTTCTTGCCACCCTGCTTGGTGTCATCAGTCCATTGTGTGCCTGTGCGACTCTACCGTTGGTGATCTCCCTGTTGCTTGCGGGATTACCCCTGGCGCCGGCTATGGCTCTGCTGGTGACTTCGCCGCTGATGAGTCCTGCCGGTTACACCCTGCTGAACTGGGAACTCGGTCCTGCCTGGGCGAATGTCGTGGTTATCTGCGCGGTCCTGTTCGGACTCTTTGCTGGCTATGTCACCCTTTTTATGCGCCGCTTCGGTTTTACCGAGGATCTTCTTTTTAAGAAAATTCTCCCTGCGGGTGATTTTCATGATCCAGCTTATCCTGTCGAAGAGTTGCGTTGTGATTGTGGCAAGCAACTCTCACATAAGGTCAATCGCTGCACCCATAATAAGTTCCTGGTTTTTTTGGCCAGGTTTTGGGAGGGGATGTTTAAAATAGGTAAATTTGTTCTGCTTGGTGTGGTGATTGAGGTTCTCACTGTACAGTTTCTTCCGACCGCATGGGTTTCTGGAATTCTTGAAGGGAATGGCGTTTTGCCTATCATTGCGATTACTTTTGCCTCTATTCCTTTACATCTGCCCCAGGTCGCTGCGGCGGCTATGCTTTATGGTTTCGTCTCACCTGAGTTTGGCCAGGGTATTACTTTGTCCCGTGGCGCCGGGATTGCTCTGTTGGTGGGGGGGCCGGTGACAGCTCTCCCGGTTATGGCGCTCTTTATTGCGATGTTCAAAAAACGTGTTCTGGCGCTTTACCTCGCGATTTGTATCAGCGGAACCCTGATGCTGGCCTTCGGGTACCGAGCTCTGCCATTTTTTTGA
- a CDS encoding Smr/MutS family protein: MTKKKSSSNRKTISFDSNPFKQLKGFAVSAPAPVKPSAPAEPEPSVPPDPEIERSFFEEMKFLGVDPLAKGHKIVSDPASVEQIRTQVSEPPQSEEEYFLAALGPLDVCFEDQPPSAIKPAVPRRLKQLKQGRLTPDASLDLHGLQRQQVAEKIEFFLQNALYQQWQTLIVVTGRGLHSAEGQTVLRDEAERYLCDTGKRWVAEWCRAPRQYGGEGALVLFLKNNDSGAKSDGN, encoded by the coding sequence ATGACTAAAAAAAAATCTTCTTCCAATCGCAAGACTATCAGTTTTGACTCAAACCCCTTCAAACAGTTGAAGGGGTTTGCTGTTTCCGCTCCCGCGCCCGTTAAGCCTTCCGCGCCGGCGGAGCCTGAACCGTCTGTACCTCCAGATCCCGAAATTGAACGTTCTTTCTTTGAAGAGATGAAATTTCTGGGGGTCGACCCATTGGCAAAAGGGCACAAAATCGTCAGCGACCCGGCCAGCGTTGAGCAGATCCGAACCCAGGTTTCAGAACCGCCTCAGAGCGAAGAAGAGTACTTTCTTGCCGCGCTTGGGCCCCTCGATGTGTGTTTTGAAGATCAACCGCCCAGCGCGATTAAACCGGCGGTCCCGAGACGTCTAAAGCAGCTAAAGCAGGGGCGATTAACCCCGGATGCCAGTCTTGATCTGCACGGACTGCAGCGGCAGCAGGTTGCCGAAAAAATCGAATTTTTTTTGCAGAATGCCCTCTACCAGCAGTGGCAGACGCTTATTGTTGTCACCGGGCGGGGACTCCATTCGGCAGAAGGTCAGACGGTATTGCGCGACGAGGCTGAACGGTATCTTTGTGATACGGGCAAACGCTGGGTAGCTGAATGGTGCCGAGCACCTCGCCAGTATGGCGGTGAAGGAGCCCTGGTGCTCTTTTTGAAGAACAATGACTCTGGAGCTAAATCCGATGGCAATTGA